DNA from Ammospiza caudacuta isolate bAmmCau1 chromosome 6, bAmmCau1.pri, whole genome shotgun sequence:
TTAGTGCCTACAATGTCTGGAATGAGCCATCTTTTGACAATTCCAAGAGCACTACATTCCTTCTAGGAAAAGCAGTTTGTGTCAGGTTCCTCTTAGCAACACTTATCCTGAAATCTTGTCTGTGAATTGGCTGAAATCGCTACCTCGCGTTGCACAGGTGGATTTTTTGGACTCTGCAGGACAAAACCTATGATTTCTCTTTCAAATCTAATTTTGCAAATTGTGTACCACAATTTCAGTGGTACTTCACCTTCACCATGCAGTTTCCAAGAGGATTCATGCAATAATAAATTCTGTGAATGAGGTGAAACACACAGCAGAGGGATGATTTAGGATTTCAGCAATGTCATCTCTTCTGAGAAGAGGCAAATCCATGCTGCTCTCTTGGCTTTAATCCTTAGAAAGTTGCAGGTTTCATCTGAGTCATCGTCTACACTCCCCTGGCAATCAGATACCAGCCTAGAGTGAATTCCAAGAAATTCCTAAAAAGCTGAGGTGAGATGATTCCTACCCAGGCTGACATGTGCCTCAGGCATCTGGGATGCTCCTCCAGGAAACTGGCATGTGTGGGGGCCCTGGGGTCAGAACTGTCACCTCTCTCTGCTGACACTGCATTTGTGTCCCCAGCTATGAAATCTCACCAGACCAGTCCTATCAAGGGCAAACGCTTCATGATCCAAGAGCTGATGGGGCTCCAGAAGAggtggagagggactttggacaagggcatggatggacaggacaagggggaatggcttcccagtgACAGAGGGTGGGGtcagattggatattgggaagaaatcctcccctgtgagggtggtgaggccctggtaCAGGTTGCCCAGAAGGATGGGGTCGggtaaaaacaaacacaagagCTCCCATGTCTGAGGAGGGGGAGGATGAGCCCTAATGAAGGGCTGGAAAGGGGATCACAGCATCCCAAAATCTGGTCCCTAAAACTTTCATTACCTCATCAAGGTGATGGCAGTAATCAGGGTGGGCTCTAAGTGCTGATAACCTGTCTTCAAGCAACTGAGTGCTGTCCATCCATTGGGCTGTGTGAGCCTGCATTGGAATGACAGAAATGGGAGTTCTTGTCTCAGTTGTGGCGCTTCGGGCCCAGGTTTTGGCAAAGATGTCAGAAATCTTTCCAGAATGGGAGCAGTTTCTGAGAAGCAGCCAGGTGCTTCaagagcactgccagcactgccagcagcattCCAGTGACACCAGCATCACCAtcatccctctgctgctggagggacaATGACCCCtcagggaagagaaacaaggagTTGTAGAAACCTgctgagagaggaaaagcaaTCAGAGAATGGGACACTGCAGAGAAGAAATGTttctaaacagaaaaaatgAGGAGCCATTTGCAAAATTCTTCATGTGGACTTCTGAGAAAAGCCAATCCCTTTGAgacaaagataaaaaaaaattcaagataAGTAACTCCGAGGGAGTGGAGCTCTGACGTAGCTGAAGTTGCAAAACCACTTCTGCCTGCCCTATGACCCCACCAAGCCTTGGGGAGCAACACCaggacagggcacagagaggagccagcaggaCGGGAATGGGGAGCTCCTGGTGACCTGGGCACTTTCTCCTTCATGTCCCTGACCTGGCAGGAGCCGCTTTAGGACATGGATCCCAAAGGAGCAAGAGGGACCAGGAAGCGCCTCTGATCTGCACAGAGCcctttgcctgctgctgcctcacagGGAACAGGTCAGTGGAATGTTTGCCTTCCTCCCTACCCCaccttcctctcctgcagcagctgctctgttcctgccACCCTCTACCGGTGACTGCAGGgccatccccagctcccccctccTGTACACTGCACTTCCCTTCCACATTCCCTGCTGAACTGCCCaaccctccctcctccctctcccaccccacaatttcccctgccctcctcccttGCACATCTCACTCCTCCCCACTGAAcccttcccactgcagggagctgctgaggagccacatgctccatccctggattCTCCAAGCACTGACTGCCCATCCACTCTGACCACAGCCAGGGGCcacatcccactgcctgcccagcatCCATCCATGGAGGTGACCACCGTGTCCCCATCTCCTGCCTCACCCACTGAAGGAGATGATCTGTGTGAAACAGATGTCCCCAGCATGGCCATACacagtgtgacactgctcaTCTGCCTCTGTGGGCTGGTTGGGAACGGGGCTGTCATCGGCCTCCTCACAATGAAAAGCGGTAATTATCGCATCTTTAACCTGGCTGTTGCTgacttcctcttccttctcttcacAGTCCCCTCTGCCCTCCTCTTCCTGGTGGAGgatgcctcctgctcctctaTTGTGCCCCTGCTGTAccagaatttctttttccagcttACAGTGGTCTCCTACTACTGGGCGTTATTCCAGCTGATACCCATGAGCAATGTGCAGTATATATACATGTcctgcaagctctgctgccACTGGGACCTTCCCAAGCGCCTGTGGCTGTTGGTGATCAGTGTCCAATACTGGGCTTTCTTTGCTCTCTTCACTGTCATTCTCACTCTGACATTCCTGTGCCCATCACAGGAGCAGAAGCACTGCTGGGCAGCTCTCATCTCCATGTACACCTTCGTCCTGCTCTTCTTTGCTGCACCCCTGCTCATTTCAACCACAAGTGATTTCATTAAGGCCAAGtgtggctcccagcagcagcagcccaagaGGCGCGACATCGTTATCCACCTCACTGCATTGTTAACTGTCATCCTCAGCTTCTgccatttcctgca
Protein-coding regions in this window:
- the LOC131559264 gene encoding mas-related G-protein coupled receptor member H-like; the protein is MEVTTVSPSPASPTEGDDLCETDVPSMAIHSVTLLICLCGLVGNGAVIGLLTMKSGNYRIFNLAVADFLFLLFTVPSALLFLVEDASCSSIVPLLYQNFFFQLTVVSYYWALFQLIPMSNVQYIYMSCKLCCHWDLPKRLWLLVISVQYWAFFALFTVILTLTFLCPSQEQKHCWAALISMYTFVLLFFAAPLLISTTSDFIKAKCGSQQQQPKRRDIVIHLTALLTVILSFCHFLQQLGYIVVPSQFFFLLASINSSIKPFIYFLVGSWRTDNSMQNSWKSCSMASCCKHCTVGALRDSLQRVFEKQKEKTDHRDDDTRDTVI